A genomic segment from Myxococcales bacterium encodes:
- a CDS encoding heavy-metal-associated domain-containing protein has translation MSTKLEIQGMHCDGCVRRVKKVMEQAGVTPTVVEVGRAEVDVDDALLGDLLRRLEAAGYAASRAG, from the coding sequence GTGAGTACCAAGCTTGAAATCCAGGGCATGCACTGCGACGGCTGCGTTCGCCGGGTCAAGAAGGTCATGGAGCAGGCTGGCGTGACTCCGACGGTGGTGGAGGTCGGTCGCGCCGAGGTCGACGTCGACGACGCCCTCTTGGGAGACCTCTTGCGCCGACTCGAAGCGGCCGGCTACGCCGCGAGTCGCGCCGGCTGA
- a CDS encoding heavy metal translocating P-type ATPase: protein MPGTPSPARTPRTVLNVGGMTCAACQAHVQKALAGVPGVQTAEVNLVMREAVVTGQDTLDRAALLRAVVDAGYEASLELGDDDPAAKANALEEAARREVTALSRKAGLSLVGAAVAMIVSMPLMAAPDMNHASVDPFMRFTSEVLSPSLARVAPWLYRTPREALLAVLLVVTAGVVGWAGGMYYVRAWAALRRGTADMSTLVVLGTSAAVFYSLVATFSPGVFHRAGLVADAYFEAAVFIVALVLFGATLEARAKRQTTAALKGLASLEPQLAHVVTDGLEVAIPLSRVVVGDQVRIKPGERVPLDGVVVEGESSLDESMLTGEAAPVPKGVGATVIGGTLNDDGSLLVRVTSAARDGRLRQILGLLEEAQRTRAPMQKLADRVSARFVPAILALATLTFVIWVAAGAAPIRAAAVAVSVLVIACPCAMGLAIPTAMMVASGKGAELGVLIKGGEALEALATIDTVVFDKTGTLTTGKPEVSSEVLAEGASRDALLETALGAMRLSEHPIARGLVRYALAQGTVTTEPADAFRNVRGAGTQLRLGGVDVRVGTRAFVTASGEGDVLALEARALEEALVSSASQDRASHVFVKRGDALLGAFALADVPRPTAKAAVTRLSAMGVHIKLVSGDREAAVRAVARDLGIADVVFGATPEGKVEVVTKLMGKGRHVAVIGDGVNDAPAMAHAHVGIAMGGGAGADVAVQTGDAVLMRPDPTLVADAIVLARRTVRTMRQNLFWAFGYNVLAIPVAAGALYPTFHVLLSPVLASAAMALSSFSVVTNSLRLRGFRRR from the coding sequence ATGCCCGGCACGCCCTCACCCGCGAGGACTCCACGAACGGTCCTCAACGTGGGCGGGATGACGTGCGCCGCTTGCCAGGCGCACGTGCAGAAGGCGCTCGCCGGTGTGCCCGGGGTGCAGACCGCGGAGGTCAACCTCGTGATGCGCGAAGCCGTCGTCACGGGACAGGACACCCTCGATCGAGCGGCGCTCCTTCGCGCCGTCGTCGACGCTGGCTACGAGGCGTCGCTGGAGCTGGGCGACGACGACCCGGCCGCGAAGGCCAACGCCCTTGAAGAGGCGGCGCGCCGCGAGGTCACGGCCCTCTCGCGAAAGGCGGGGCTCAGCCTCGTCGGCGCCGCCGTCGCCATGATCGTGTCGATGCCTCTCATGGCCGCGCCCGACATGAACCACGCGAGCGTCGATCCGTTCATGCGTTTTACGAGCGAGGTGCTCAGCCCAAGCCTGGCTCGCGTAGCGCCGTGGCTCTACCGAACGCCGCGCGAAGCGCTCCTGGCGGTGCTCCTCGTGGTGACCGCAGGGGTCGTGGGTTGGGCCGGGGGCATGTATTACGTGCGCGCCTGGGCCGCCCTGCGACGAGGTACCGCGGACATGAGCACGCTGGTCGTGCTCGGCACGTCGGCGGCGGTCTTCTACTCGCTCGTCGCCACCTTCTCGCCAGGCGTGTTTCATCGCGCAGGCCTCGTCGCCGACGCGTACTTCGAGGCGGCCGTCTTTATCGTGGCGTTGGTCCTCTTTGGCGCCACGCTCGAAGCGAGGGCGAAACGTCAGACGACGGCCGCGCTGAAGGGGCTCGCGTCGCTTGAGCCGCAGCTGGCGCACGTCGTCACCGACGGCCTGGAGGTAGCGATTCCCCTCTCGCGCGTCGTCGTCGGCGATCAAGTCCGCATCAAGCCGGGCGAGCGCGTTCCGCTCGACGGCGTCGTCGTCGAGGGTGAGAGCTCGCTCGACGAATCGATGCTCACGGGGGAGGCGGCCCCGGTCCCGAAGGGCGTCGGTGCAACCGTCATCGGGGGCACACTCAACGACGACGGGTCGCTCCTCGTGCGCGTCACGAGCGCGGCGAGAGACGGCCGCTTGCGACAGATCTTGGGGCTCCTCGAAGAGGCACAACGGACGCGCGCGCCGATGCAGAAGCTCGCCGATCGCGTGAGCGCGCGCTTCGTACCGGCCATCCTGGCGCTGGCCACCTTGACGTTCGTCATCTGGGTCGCCGCGGGGGCGGCCCCCATCCGCGCCGCGGCCGTAGCCGTCTCGGTGCTCGTCATCGCTTGCCCTTGCGCGATGGGACTCGCCATCCCGACGGCGATGATGGTCGCCTCCGGCAAAGGCGCTGAGCTCGGTGTTCTGATCAAGGGCGGCGAGGCCTTGGAAGCGCTGGCCACCATCGACACCGTGGTCTTCGACAAGACCGGCACCCTGACGACCGGCAAACCCGAGGTCTCTAGCGAAGTGCTCGCCGAGGGCGCATCGCGCGATGCGCTTCTCGAGACGGCTCTTGGCGCGATGCGCCTGTCGGAGCACCCCATCGCACGAGGGCTCGTGCGCTACGCGCTGGCGCAAGGCACCGTCACGACGGAGCCGGCCGATGCCTTTCGAAACGTTCGTGGCGCGGGCACCCAGTTGCGACTCGGTGGCGTAGACGTTCGCGTTGGAACGAGGGCGTTCGTGACGGCGAGCGGCGAAGGCGACGTGCTCGCTCTCGAGGCCCGCGCTCTCGAGGAGGCGCTCGTGAGCTCCGCGTCGCAGGATCGCGCGTCGCACGTCTTCGTGAAGAGGGGCGACGCGCTGCTGGGAGCCTTCGCCTTGGCCGATGTGCCGCGCCCCACGGCGAAGGCGGCCGTCACGCGCCTCTCGGCTATGGGGGTTCACATCAAGCTCGTGAGCGGAGACCGCGAGGCGGCGGTGCGAGCCGTCGCACGCGATCTCGGGATAGCCGATGTGGTCTTCGGGGCGACGCCGGAAGGCAAGGTCGAGGTGGTCACGAAGCTGATGGGCAAAGGAAGGCACGTCGCCGTCATCGGCGACGGCGTAAACGACGCGCCGGCCATGGCGCACGCGCACGTGGGCATCGCGATGGGCGGCGGCGCCGGCGCCGACGTGGCCGTGCAAACCGGCGACGCCGTCCTCATGCGCCCCGATCCGACCCTCGTCGCCGACGCCATCGTGCTGGCACGCCGGACGGTACGCACGATGCGCCAGAACCTCTTCTGGGCCTTCGGCTACAACGTCCTCGCGATCCCCGTTGCGGCGGGCGCGCTCTATCCGACCTTCCACGTCCTCTTGAGTCCCGTCTTGGCGAGCGCGGCGATGGCGCTGAGCTCCTTCAGCGTGGTGACCAACAGCCTAAGGCTCCGCGGGTTTCGCCGGCGGTAG
- a CDS encoding LamG domain-containing protein: protein MMKLARVVSVVSVLLSAFALASACTDDAENGPGLSLEAGALDAQGQESADGSAAPDVNTPSPSADAGPDTTTSTSDAASLDGGDGAATDATGVSDAPSDAPSDGAADASDGAASIGALHFDGVNDRVYLPTTPDAGAANETAFTVELWFRTTALTGTFFEVYGKTGGADRFIYLEAGKPCFYVYGSPTTEMCGATAGFNDGQWHHIAGTLGATGGMRLYVDGALAGSAATPNKSTFTWDTDFVLGYGHIGFLSGLVSFAGDLDEVRLWSVERTGAEIAANYNKAVAANSAGLQGYWKLDESGSTATAQDQTAGAHHGTLTNFTFAMSPWVGGAL from the coding sequence TTGATGAAGCTCGCCCGCGTTGTGTCGGTCGTCAGTGTCCTCCTTTCGGCCTTCGCCCTCGCCAGCGCGTGCACCGACGACGCCGAGAACGGTCCGGGGCTCAGCCTCGAAGCCGGCGCGCTCGACGCTCAGGGCCAAGAGTCGGCCGACGGGAGCGCGGCGCCCGACGTGAACACGCCCTCGCCGAGCGCGGATGCCGGGCCCGACACGACGACGAGCACGAGCGATGCGGCGAGCCTCGATGGCGGAGACGGCGCCGCGACCGACGCGACCGGCGTCAGCGACGCGCCGAGTGACGCGCCGAGCGACGGGGCCGCTGACGCGTCCGATGGCGCCGCGAGCATCGGCGCGCTCCACTTCGACGGCGTCAACGACCGCGTGTACTTGCCGACCACCCCGGACGCAGGGGCCGCCAACGAGACGGCCTTCACAGTTGAACTTTGGTTCCGCACGACGGCGCTGACGGGGACGTTCTTCGAGGTCTACGGCAAGACCGGCGGCGCCGATCGGTTCATCTACCTCGAAGCCGGCAAGCCTTGCTTCTACGTCTACGGCAGCCCCACGACGGAGATGTGCGGCGCGACGGCCGGCTTCAACGACGGCCAGTGGCATCACATCGCCGGGACCCTCGGCGCCACCGGCGGCATGCGCCTCTACGTCGACGGCGCCCTCGCGGGCAGCGCGGCGACGCCCAACAAGTCGACCTTCACGTGGGACACGGACTTCGTCCTCGGCTACGGCCACATCGGCTTCTTGAGCGGGCTCGTCTCCTTTGCCGGCGACCTCGACGAAGTTCGCTTGTGGAGCGTCGAGCGCACCGGCGCCGAGATCGCTGCGAACTACAACAAAGCCGTCGCGGCCAATAGCGCGGGCCTTCAGGGCTACTGGAAGCTCGACGAGTCGGGTTCCACGGCCACGGCCCAAGACCAGACCGCTGGGGCGCACCACGGCACCCTCACGAACTTCACCTTCGCGATGTCGCCGTGGGTCGGCGGCGCTCTCTGA
- a CDS encoding MFS transporter, with protein MNDSPSQDGRAPSLAPFPVPTQVAFVALATALMAVSYLDRQVFAVLSPTVTKELGISDATYGLLAGTFSWAYLIGPPAAGVLLDRVGVRRGLVAAVLLWSTIAGMHALCTGVATLFALRFALGLAEAPSFPGAARLVHQAVPKETSPRAFGFLFTGSSLGAVVAPPLATWMSARFGWRFAFIGTAVVGLAWIPVFVLLSRRAPEVFARGDAEPSAHPRGGSAFRVLREPAMWRGIAAALAASPVAAFVFLWAPKLLVARFGATQADLGRLLWIPPLMFDLGSVAFGDLASRARSRFSGQRAQVFLFGVAALFAMTLALVPFANGTLLAAVLAGLALVGVGGISAINTSTVLSAVPRDLVGVAAGTAAAAQSVAYIVASAIVGRLVGSPRGYDLAVWGLAAWVVPGALLWLAWEPMRRTLRPRSA; from the coding sequence TTGAACGACAGCCCATCGCAAGACGGCCGGGCCCCGAGCCTCGCGCCGTTTCCTGTCCCGACGCAGGTCGCCTTCGTGGCCCTGGCCACGGCGCTCATGGCCGTGAGCTACCTCGATCGGCAGGTCTTCGCGGTCTTGTCACCCACCGTGACGAAGGAGCTGGGCATCAGCGATGCCACCTACGGCCTCCTGGCGGGGACCTTTTCTTGGGCGTACCTGATCGGTCCGCCCGCGGCGGGGGTCTTGCTCGATCGCGTTGGCGTGCGTCGAGGACTCGTCGCCGCCGTGCTGCTCTGGTCGACGATCGCTGGGATGCATGCGCTCTGCACCGGTGTCGCGACGCTCTTCGCGCTGCGCTTCGCCCTGGGTCTCGCCGAGGCGCCCTCCTTTCCCGGGGCCGCGCGCCTCGTCCATCAGGCGGTGCCGAAGGAGACGAGCCCCCGCGCGTTCGGGTTCCTGTTCACGGGCAGTTCGCTCGGGGCCGTCGTCGCGCCGCCGCTGGCCACCTGGATGTCGGCGCGTTTCGGCTGGCGCTTTGCCTTCATCGGGACCGCGGTCGTGGGCCTCGCGTGGATCCCCGTGTTCGTGCTCCTCTCGAGACGTGCGCCAGAGGTCTTCGCGCGAGGTGACGCGGAACCGTCGGCGCACCCGCGGGGCGGCTCCGCCTTCCGGGTCCTTCGCGAACCTGCGATGTGGCGGGGTATCGCCGCCGCTCTCGCCGCGTCGCCGGTGGCGGCCTTCGTGTTCCTCTGGGCGCCGAAGCTCCTCGTGGCACGGTTCGGGGCGACGCAAGCGGACTTGGGCCGCCTCCTGTGGATCCCGCCCTTGATGTTCGACCTCGGCTCCGTCGCCTTCGGCGACCTGGCAAGCCGCGCGCGCTCGCGCTTTTCCGGGCAACGCGCGCAGGTGTTCCTCTTTGGGGTTGCGGCCTTGTTTGCCATGACGCTTGCGCTCGTGCCTTTCGCAAACGGCACGCTCCTCGCGGCGGTTCTCGCGGGGCTCGCGCTCGTCGGCGTTGGAGGTATCTCGGCCATCAACACGAGCACGGTGCTGTCGGCCGTCCCGCGCGACCTCGTGGGCGTGGCCGCCGGCACCGCGGCCGCGGCCCAGTCCGTCGCGTACATCGTCGCGAGCGCCATCGTAGGGCGCCTGGTTGGCTCGCCTCGTGGCTACGATCTCGCCGTGTGGGGGCTGGCCGCTTGGGTGGTGCCGGGCGCGCTGCTTTGGCTGGCGTGGGAGCCTATGCGGCGGACCCTGCGCCCGCGCAGCGCATAG
- a CDS encoding ABC transporter permease has protein sequence MASSAASEGSGSSAKNVITIFLRELGSFFNSLVAYVVLGVSMLALGVYFFLMQSGGFWQVDRATMARMFDFLPWALSLIVVPLVTMRAISEEKRSGTLELLITLPVKDSEVILGKWLAALAMCTILLGLSLLYPIAMFKWPWHLGPLDWGPIWAGYLGLVLLSAAGTAFGIMMSSYTESQIIAFFVTAVILAGLLIIGSVAESMRGPGGEAIAFVSFSSRFAPFARGLIDTRSVVFFASVSVMCLLVAFRNLESRKWS, from the coding sequence ATGGCTTCCAGCGCGGCCTCCGAGGGCAGCGGCTCGAGCGCCAAGAACGTCATCACGATCTTTCTCCGCGAGCTGGGGAGCTTCTTCAACTCGCTCGTCGCCTACGTCGTCCTCGGCGTGTCGATGCTCGCCCTCGGCGTCTACTTCTTCTTGATGCAGTCGGGCGGCTTCTGGCAGGTCGACCGCGCCACCATGGCGCGCATGTTCGACTTCTTGCCGTGGGCCCTCTCGCTCATCGTCGTGCCGCTCGTGACCATGCGCGCGATCTCGGAAGAGAAGCGCTCCGGCACGCTCGAGCTGCTCATCACGCTGCCCGTGAAAGACAGCGAGGTCATCCTCGGCAAGTGGCTCGCGGCGCTCGCGATGTGCACCATCCTCTTGGGCCTGTCGCTGCTCTACCCCATCGCGATGTTCAAGTGGCCCTGGCACCTCGGCCCCCTCGATTGGGGTCCGATCTGGGCCGGCTACTTGGGCCTCGTGCTCTTGTCGGCCGCCGGCACCGCCTTCGGCATCATGATGTCGAGCTACACGGAGAGCCAGATCATCGCCTTCTTCGTGACGGCGGTCATTCTCGCGGGGCTCCTCATCATCGGCTCCGTCGCCGAGTCGATGCGCGGCCCCGGCGGCGAGGCCATCGCCTTCGTCAGCTTCTCGAGCCGCTTCGCGCCCTTCGCGCGAGGCCTCATCGACACCCGGTCGGTCGTGTTCTTCGCGTCCGTCTCCGTCATGTGTCTCCTCGTGGCCTTCCGAAACCTCGAGAGCCGCAAGTGGTCCTGA
- a CDS encoding DUF4340 domain-containing protein has product MNRTQKIGLGLAVLAALSYGAYTTGKKDQQTGFATKDSKKAELPEIKGSDDVDKLVLTNADKGEVVLEKKADKWEVTKPIKAPANQANVKSLIDNMKELKVSEQIEANATDETKKSYQLDAAKVVRVAAYKGADKKVDNLFGKSGGRGQVMMVDGKPGVFIASGYSSYLYTREVKNWRDQEMFKFDDANVTQLTIDKKGSVFSFTKADKWAGTFKGTAIADMDEEKVKDAVRAFKSLNADDFGDGKAAADTGLDAPESIVTIALKETTTDAGVTPPQKLTLKVGKTSTGSNRYAQKEGDPTIYIIASFAADWATAELPKFQKAKGDAGAPGKDVAKAPPMGMPMGMPGMPPGMPPGHPSH; this is encoded by the coding sequence ATGAACCGCACGCAGAAAATCGGACTTGGCCTCGCCGTGCTCGCGGCGCTGTCCTACGGCGCCTACACAACGGGCAAGAAAGACCAGCAGACGGGCTTCGCCACCAAAGACTCGAAGAAGGCGGAGCTTCCGGAGATCAAGGGCTCCGACGACGTCGACAAGCTCGTCCTCACCAACGCCGACAAGGGCGAGGTGGTGCTCGAGAAGAAGGCCGACAAGTGGGAGGTCACCAAGCCCATCAAGGCGCCGGCCAATCAGGCCAACGTCAAATCGCTCATCGACAACATGAAGGAGCTCAAGGTCTCCGAGCAGATCGAGGCGAACGCCACGGACGAGACCAAGAAGAGCTACCAGCTCGACGCGGCGAAGGTTGTGCGTGTTGCCGCTTACAAAGGGGCCGACAAGAAGGTCGACAACCTCTTCGGCAAGAGCGGGGGACGTGGTCAGGTGATGATGGTCGACGGCAAGCCCGGCGTCTTCATCGCCAGCGGCTACTCGAGCTACCTCTACACGCGCGAGGTCAAGAACTGGCGCGATCAGGAGATGTTCAAGTTCGACGACGCGAACGTCACGCAGCTGACCATCGACAAGAAGGGCAGCGTCTTTTCCTTTACGAAGGCCGACAAATGGGCCGGCACGTTCAAAGGCACGGCCATCGCAGACATGGACGAGGAGAAGGTCAAAGACGCCGTCAGGGCGTTCAAGAGCCTCAACGCCGACGACTTCGGTGACGGCAAGGCGGCCGCTGACACGGGTCTCGATGCGCCCGAGTCGATCGTGACGATCGCGCTCAAGGAGACCACGACGGACGCTGGCGTGACGCCGCCGCAGAAGTTGACGCTCAAGGTCGGCAAGACCTCGACCGGCTCAAACCGCTACGCGCAAAAAGAAGGCGACCCGACGATCTACATCATCGCCTCCTTCGCCGCCGACTGGGCGACCGCCGAGCTCCCCAAGTTCCAGAAGGCCAAGGGCGACGCCGGCGCACCCGGCAAGGACGTCGCGAAGGCGCCGCCGATGGGTATGCCCATGGGCATGCCCGGCATGCCCCCGGGCATGCCTCCGGGCCACCCGAGCCACTAG
- a CDS encoding GldG family protein, which produces MERKQKAATESGAILLIVAGILIALNAISAFGLFRRVDTTKAQRFTLSQGSARLLQSMKQSMKVEAYVTRGLPKLDAFTRDLRDLLQEYKASSGGKFDYELIEPKDEEQKKAAKDAGLVEQPFGEASATEEKAAVTQGFMGLIFKYGAEKDVIKFLPPERTDGLEFWITNKVREVRDKGDDMKHKIGVLTGHDEIKLSEANLVPSQMGKPSMQQIVSQNFPFYTFQDVDLKGGDSEIDGALDGLIITQPGKDLTEKELRRIDQFVMKGKSLVVVASAVNVKSADATMNATLSTHGLEKLLEGYGIEIKKNAVLDFGRSFRVNMLTQGGLASARFPTLAMVQDDPRFTGPETLLDTGFPAFFRLPELVFPFTSQVALKAEKQPDAKASIIARSTPRSIALTGETVDLKPFQRWTPKGKWEQFPIAATIEGKLKAALPVGDSIERPEASAGTSRVLVIASSQFFANPFARAGNGPDMSQFGGMQMPGMGGDEQLLQLAGPYAQQALTPTILAFKNTLDWLTGDTDLLAVSAKILSEPNLAYGEVAKPSFDENESEEQLRKRDEEMKQAKKKQQSSIQWALILGLPLLVAAYGMLRWRSRMSSRANVSLA; this is translated from the coding sequence ATGGAGCGAAAGCAAAAGGCAGCGACCGAGAGCGGGGCCATCCTGCTCATCGTCGCCGGTATCCTCATCGCCCTGAACGCGATCAGCGCGTTTGGGCTCTTCCGCCGCGTCGACACCACGAAGGCGCAGCGCTTCACCCTTTCGCAGGGCAGCGCGCGGCTCCTTCAGTCGATGAAGCAATCGATGAAGGTCGAAGCGTACGTCACGCGCGGCCTCCCGAAGCTCGACGCCTTTACGCGCGACCTCCGCGATCTGCTCCAGGAGTACAAGGCCTCGAGCGGCGGCAAGTTCGACTACGAGCTCATCGAGCCCAAGGACGAAGAGCAGAAGAAGGCGGCGAAGGACGCCGGTCTCGTCGAGCAGCCCTTCGGTGAAGCCAGCGCCACGGAGGAGAAAGCCGCCGTCACGCAAGGCTTCATGGGCCTCATCTTCAAGTACGGCGCCGAGAAGGACGTCATCAAGTTCCTCCCGCCGGAGCGCACCGACGGCCTCGAGTTCTGGATCACCAACAAGGTCCGTGAGGTCCGCGACAAAGGCGACGACATGAAGCACAAGATCGGCGTCCTGACGGGCCACGACGAGATCAAGCTCTCCGAGGCGAACCTCGTCCCGTCGCAGATGGGCAAGCCCTCGATGCAACAGATCGTGTCGCAGAACTTCCCCTTCTACACGTTTCAAGACGTGGATCTGAAGGGCGGCGACAGCGAGATCGACGGCGCCCTCGACGGCCTCATCATCACGCAGCCCGGCAAGGACCTCACCGAGAAGGAGCTCCGCCGCATCGACCAGTTCGTCATGAAGGGCAAGAGCCTCGTCGTCGTGGCCAGCGCCGTGAACGTGAAGTCGGCCGACGCGACCATGAACGCCACGCTCTCGACGCACGGCCTGGAGAAGCTCCTCGAGGGCTACGGCATCGAGATCAAGAAGAACGCGGTCCTCGACTTCGGTCGTTCCTTCCGCGTCAACATGCTCACGCAGGGTGGCCTCGCGAGCGCCCGCTTCCCGACCTTGGCGATGGTCCAGGACGACCCGCGCTTCACGGGTCCCGAGACGCTCCTCGACACGGGCTTCCCTGCCTTCTTCCGCTTGCCGGAGCTGGTCTTCCCGTTCACCTCGCAGGTGGCGCTCAAGGCCGAGAAGCAGCCCGACGCGAAGGCGTCGATCATCGCAAGGTCCACGCCCCGCTCCATCGCCCTCACCGGCGAGACGGTGGACTTGAAGCCCTTCCAGCGCTGGACGCCGAAGGGCAAGTGGGAGCAGTTCCCCATCGCCGCGACCATCGAAGGCAAGCTTAAAGCAGCCCTTCCCGTCGGCGACAGCATCGAGCGTCCCGAAGCGAGCGCCGGGACCTCGCGCGTCCTCGTCATCGCGTCGAGCCAGTTCTTCGCGAACCCCTTCGCGCGGGCCGGCAACGGCCCTGACATGAGCCAGTTCGGCGGCATGCAGATGCCCGGCATGGGCGGCGACGAGCAGCTCCTGCAGCTTGCCGGTCCCTACGCGCAGCAAGCGCTCACGCCGACGATCCTCGCCTTCAAGAACACCCTCGACTGGCTCACCGGCGACACCGACCTCCTGGCCGTGTCGGCGAAGATCCTGAGCGAGCCGAACCTCGCTTACGGCGAGGTCGCCAAGCCGAGCTTCGACGAGAACGAGAGCGAAGAGCAGCTCCGCAAGCGCGACGAAGAAATGAAGCAAGCCAAGAAGAAGCAGCAGAGCAGCATCCAGTGGGCGCTCATTCTCGGCCTGCCGCTGCTCGTCGCGGCCTACGGCATGCTCCGCTGGCGTTCGCGCATGAGCTCGCGCGCCAACGTCTCGCTCGCCTGA